Proteins encoded in a region of the Streptomyces sp. NBC_00258 genome:
- a CDS encoding lantibiotic dehydratase: protein MAHGVPLTYQWQPGMLLRASTASRPIPVPDFDLHGDDATIRGRQWLEEVWRAPVPTALSAASPVLCQRVAEILNGTVTDGRRIRRAVRSVAAYLLRWNHRPTPFGVFAGVAPAEPAQAAHILWGEGYRTVLRPDSDWLTDVIIRLESHPALLARLTVVANNTGRSRGTRHVVDGMPTDAHTSGYAPIELSVRLTRPVAAVLEAARTPIPYELLVHRLSGQFPTARPEQLVGLISDLLSKHILMSSLWPPMTSVDTLAHICDELEKADATGIPDIAELASQLASIRGGLNDPDTVAPWTLGDPLTQSMQHVSTTGRVPLLVDAALDCTAHIPEALLAEAAEAAQVMHHLSPHPYGYPQWRDYHQRFLDRYGNEALVPVLDLVADSGLGLPAGFLGSERARPPYEVTDRDEKILRLLQEAMLEGRRELVLTRATIADLTAHHTEPLLPLPRAEIAVEIHAPTLEAVQGGDYRLLVTGAPRPGSSMLGRFAHLLPPSAQTALTDSYATAGPGAIAAQLSFTPRRRRNENIARTVQVLPFTIPLGQHHESGPGVIPLDDLAVTADTRRFYLVRRSTGQHVEPRVTHALEASVHTPPLARFLAEITTARSAAYRAFTFGVAATLPYLPRVRYKRTVLAPARWLLSAEELPGRSAPMADWDKALARWRERLCVPDRLALVEDGQQLPLGLDQRIHRALLRAGVDRNRVVELRESTTARDWAWIGRPHELLIPLANSTPADPPRLPEAAAAAPGTPSQPTVLYARLFAHPQRYDEILSGHLPTLLDQFTTMPLWWFRRHRNTTRPDADQYLDLYLRLPDSAAFGPAAQLVTGWADALSSQHLASRLELATYPPQTGPYGHGPALDAAHLVFAADSAASVAQIRAAADDAATGQALTAASMFDLTVRFTGDADQASDWLTRTLPRERGPIPRDRIVLAQALADPERTALQALPGGPAVAAAWRQRAAALTAYRQQLATGHNADSVLRSLLQEHCVRALPVDPDHERATGRLARACALRHRERQP from the coding sequence GTGGCCCACGGAGTACCCCTCACGTATCAGTGGCAGCCAGGAATGCTGCTGCGCGCCTCCACCGCTTCCCGGCCGATCCCCGTGCCGGACTTTGACCTGCACGGCGACGACGCCACGATCCGCGGTCGGCAGTGGCTGGAGGAGGTATGGCGCGCTCCAGTGCCGACGGCGCTGTCCGCAGCCAGCCCCGTTCTGTGTCAGCGCGTCGCCGAGATCCTGAACGGCACCGTCACCGACGGCCGCCGTATCAGGCGGGCCGTCCGGTCTGTTGCCGCGTACCTCCTGCGGTGGAACCACCGGCCCACGCCGTTCGGGGTATTCGCCGGCGTCGCCCCCGCTGAGCCCGCTCAAGCCGCCCACATTCTGTGGGGTGAGGGGTACCGGACTGTTCTGCGGCCTGATTCCGACTGGCTGACGGACGTCATTATCCGCCTGGAGAGCCACCCCGCTCTGCTGGCCCGGCTGACGGTCGTGGCCAACAACACCGGCCGCTCCCGCGGCACCCGGCACGTGGTGGACGGGATGCCGACTGACGCGCACACCTCTGGTTACGCCCCCATCGAGCTGTCGGTCCGCCTGACCCGGCCCGTGGCTGCCGTGCTGGAGGCTGCCCGTACCCCGATCCCGTACGAGCTGCTCGTGCACCGTCTGTCCGGGCAGTTCCCCACCGCACGCCCCGAGCAGCTCGTCGGCCTGATCTCCGACCTATTGAGCAAGCACATCCTGATGAGCAGCCTGTGGCCCCCGATGACGTCCGTCGACACGCTCGCCCACATATGCGATGAGCTGGAGAAAGCAGACGCCACCGGCATACCCGACATCGCAGAGCTGGCCTCCCAGCTCGCTTCGATCCGGGGTGGCTTGAATGACCCGGACACCGTCGCCCCTTGGACGCTCGGAGACCCGCTGACGCAGAGCATGCAGCACGTGAGTACCACCGGCCGCGTCCCGCTGCTGGTCGACGCCGCACTGGACTGCACCGCCCACATCCCCGAAGCCCTCCTGGCCGAAGCCGCCGAGGCAGCCCAGGTCATGCACCACCTGTCGCCTCATCCGTACGGGTATCCGCAATGGCGCGACTACCACCAGCGGTTCCTCGACCGATACGGCAACGAGGCCCTCGTGCCCGTACTGGATTTGGTCGCGGACAGCGGTCTCGGCCTGCCCGCGGGCTTCCTGGGCTCCGAGCGCGCCCGCCCGCCCTATGAGGTGACCGACCGGGACGAGAAGATCCTGCGCCTGCTCCAGGAGGCGATGCTCGAAGGGAGGCGTGAGCTGGTCCTCACCCGGGCGACGATCGCCGACCTGACCGCCCACCACACCGAACCGCTGCTGCCCCTGCCCCGGGCCGAGATCGCCGTGGAGATCCACGCCCCCACTCTGGAGGCCGTGCAGGGCGGCGACTACCGGCTGCTGGTCACCGGCGCCCCCCGCCCCGGCAGCAGCATGCTCGGCCGGTTCGCACACCTGCTCCCGCCGTCCGCTCAGACCGCGCTCACCGACTCGTACGCGACCGCTGGCCCCGGCGCCATCGCGGCGCAGCTGTCGTTCACCCCTCGCCGGCGCCGCAACGAGAACATCGCCCGCACCGTGCAGGTCCTGCCCTTCACCATCCCTCTCGGCCAGCACCACGAGTCCGGCCCCGGCGTGATCCCGCTCGACGACCTGGCGGTGACTGCGGATACCCGCCGGTTCTATCTGGTGCGCAGGTCAACGGGGCAGCACGTCGAGCCTCGCGTCACCCATGCGCTGGAAGCGTCCGTCCACACACCGCCGCTCGCCCGGTTCCTGGCAGAGATCACCACCGCCCGCAGCGCCGCCTACCGGGCGTTCACGTTTGGCGTTGCCGCCACCCTGCCCTACCTGCCACGCGTGCGGTACAAGCGGACGGTCCTCGCGCCTGCCCGTTGGTTGCTGTCCGCCGAGGAACTGCCCGGCCGGTCCGCCCCCATGGCCGACTGGGACAAGGCACTGGCCCGATGGCGCGAACGGCTCTGCGTCCCCGATCGCCTTGCTCTGGTCGAAGACGGCCAGCAGCTGCCCCTCGGCCTCGACCAGCGCATCCACCGGGCGTTGCTGCGCGCCGGCGTCGACCGCAACCGCGTTGTCGAACTGCGCGAAAGCACCACTGCGCGGGACTGGGCATGGATCGGCCGCCCCCACGAGCTCCTGATCCCTCTGGCGAACTCCACCCCCGCCGACCCGCCCCGCCTGCCGGAGGCCGCTGCCGCCGCCCCTGGGACGCCCAGCCAGCCCACCGTCCTGTATGCCCGACTCTTCGCGCACCCCCAGCGCTACGACGAGATCCTGTCCGGCCACCTGCCCACGCTGCTCGACCAGTTCACCACCATGCCGCTCTGGTGGTTCAGGCGCCATCGCAACACAACCCGACCGGACGCCGACCAGTATCTGGATCTGTACCTGCGCCTTCCCGATTCAGCCGCCTTCGGTCCGGCCGCCCAACTGGTCACCGGCTGGGCAGACGCCCTCAGCAGCCAACATCTGGCGTCCCGCCTGGAGTTGGCTACCTATCCGCCTCAGACCGGCCCGTACGGGCACGGCCCCGCTCTGGACGCCGCGCACCTGGTGTTCGCTGCGGACTCGGCCGCCAGCGTGGCGCAGATCCGTGCCGCTGCGGATGACGCCGCCACCGGGCAGGCCCTGACCGCTGCGAGCATGTTCGACCTGACGGTGCGGTTCACCGGCGACGCAGATCAGGCGTCGGACTGGCTGACCCGCACGCTCCCTCGAGAACGCGGCCCCATACCCCGGGATCGAATCGTCCTGGCCCAGGCTCTGGCTGATCCCGAGCGCACCGCTCTCCAGGCCCTGCCGGGCGGCCCCGCGGTCGCTGCCGCCTGGCGGCAGCGCGCTGCCGCCCTGACCGCCTACCGGCAGCAGCTGGCCACCGGGCACAACGCCGACAGCGTGCTGCGGTCGCTGCTCCAAGAGCACTGCGTGCGGGCGCTGCCCGTCGACCCCGATCACGAACGCGCCACCGGCCGGCTCGCCCGGGCCTGCGCCTTGCGACACCGGGAGCGGCAGCCGTGA
- a CDS encoding lanthionine synthetase C family protein → MTTATTSPAVLADAFARHLATPVPPPEDQPWAAQDLAAGAAGSALLHIERARTGDGTWQQAHPWIKTAVATPVSAADTSGLYLGAPAAAFMLGCAVTDEAPRYQDALAALDHHVAQLAHRRCDAAQTRIRQGRPAGFHEYDIFYGLTGIGAYLLRRSPSGTAMARVLAYLVQLTRPIRHGDQGVLPGWWVDHQPDLTPSTVPAGHANFGAAHGIAGPLLLLSRALRQGVRVDGQEDAIDTILHWLDTWRQDGPAGFWWPEHLRLGEFRAARPAQRGPARPSWCYGTPGIARAGQLAALARRDPARQRLYEDALVRCLTDPDQLSKITDAGLCHGWAGVYQTAFRAAHDASAPALRATPPDLAAALTRHAQPGRDPGLLQGAAGTALALTTAAQDAAPTSGWDACLLID, encoded by the coding sequence GTGACCACCGCAACAACCAGCCCAGCCGTGCTGGCGGACGCCTTCGCCCGCCACCTGGCCACCCCCGTCCCGCCGCCCGAAGACCAGCCCTGGGCAGCGCAGGACCTGGCCGCCGGCGCCGCAGGATCCGCGCTCCTGCACATCGAGCGAGCGCGTACCGGAGACGGCACCTGGCAGCAGGCACACCCCTGGATCAAGACCGCCGTCGCCACCCCCGTCAGCGCCGCCGACACCAGCGGCCTGTACCTGGGGGCCCCTGCGGCAGCGTTCATGCTCGGCTGCGCCGTCACGGACGAGGCACCCAGGTATCAGGACGCGCTGGCAGCCCTGGACCACCACGTGGCTCAACTCGCCCACCGCAGATGCGACGCAGCGCAGACTCGCATCCGCCAAGGCCGTCCAGCCGGCTTCCACGAGTACGACATCTTCTACGGGCTCACCGGCATCGGCGCCTATCTGCTGCGCCGGTCCCCGTCCGGCACCGCGATGGCACGCGTCCTGGCCTACCTCGTACAACTGACCCGCCCCATCCGGCATGGTGACCAGGGCGTGCTGCCGGGCTGGTGGGTCGATCACCAGCCCGACCTCACCCCGTCCACCGTCCCCGCCGGCCACGCCAACTTCGGCGCCGCCCACGGTATTGCCGGCCCGCTGCTGCTCCTTTCCCGCGCCCTGCGCCAAGGCGTGAGGGTCGACGGCCAGGAAGACGCCATCGACACCATCCTTCACTGGCTCGATACGTGGCGGCAGGACGGCCCCGCCGGATTCTGGTGGCCCGAGCACCTCCGCCTCGGTGAATTCCGCGCCGCCCGACCCGCCCAGCGCGGCCCGGCACGGCCCAGCTGGTGCTACGGCACCCCCGGCATCGCCCGCGCCGGACAGCTCGCCGCCCTGGCGCGCCGCGACCCGGCTCGCCAGCGCCTGTACGAGGACGCCCTGGTCCGCTGCCTGACCGATCCCGATCAGCTGTCCAAGATCACCGACGCCGGTCTGTGCCACGGCTGGGCGGGCGTCTACCAGACCGCCTTCCGCGCCGCCCACGACGCCTCCGCCCCGGCCCTGCGCGCCACCCCGCCCGACCTGGCCGCCGCCCTGACCCGGCACGCCCAACCCGGCCGCGACCCCGGCCTCCTGCAAGGCGCCGCGGGCACTGCCCTCGCCCTGACCACCGCAGCCCAGGACGCTGCGCCGACCTCGGGATGGGACGCATGCCTACTGATCGACTGA
- a CDS encoding thiopeptide-type bacteriocin biosynthesis protein translates to MPTDRLIQPVLLEATLQAVLDVLAGTGTDTAAARAGLEPADLDAAVAVYQQAGHQALAQQAGPPAWRQLYIQFTDWAKAEQIAVDHFAPVLDQAQQDGLISGWWFIRKHPCWRMRLLPAFGTQLPLALTDMLDKLTAAGRVHRWWPGIYEPETAAFGGDTSMTIAHTLFHADSHAILTTAHGELGRRELSLLLCATLMRAAGLEWYEQGDVWHRVTRERPLPSDVPAAKIHAMADSLRQLLIADTSPAGPMLQSDRTLKSAADWVSAFRQAGGDLGTAARDGALDRGLRDVISYHVIFHWNRIGLPARTQSVLAHAAHTAILHPADPTERPMP, encoded by the coding sequence ATGCCTACTGATCGACTGATCCAGCCCGTCCTCCTGGAAGCGACCCTGCAAGCCGTGCTGGACGTCCTGGCCGGCACCGGCACGGACACCGCCGCAGCCCGCGCCGGACTTGAGCCCGCCGACCTGGACGCCGCCGTCGCCGTCTACCAGCAGGCCGGGCACCAGGCCCTCGCCCAGCAGGCGGGACCTCCGGCATGGCGTCAGCTGTACATCCAGTTCACCGACTGGGCCAAGGCCGAGCAGATCGCCGTCGACCACTTCGCCCCCGTCCTGGACCAGGCCCAACAGGACGGTCTGATCAGCGGGTGGTGGTTCATCCGTAAGCACCCGTGCTGGCGGATGCGGCTGCTCCCGGCCTTCGGAACGCAACTCCCCCTGGCACTGACCGACATGCTCGACAAACTCACGGCTGCAGGGCGAGTCCACCGCTGGTGGCCCGGCATCTACGAACCCGAAACCGCAGCGTTCGGCGGCGACACCAGCATGACCATCGCCCATACCCTGTTCCACGCCGACAGCCACGCCATCCTCACCACAGCTCATGGCGAGCTGGGCCGCCGGGAGTTGTCACTGCTGCTATGCGCGACTCTGATGCGCGCCGCCGGACTGGAGTGGTACGAGCAAGGAGACGTCTGGCACCGCGTCACCCGGGAACGGCCCCTCCCCTCAGACGTACCGGCCGCCAAAATTCACGCCATGGCCGACAGCCTCCGACAACTGCTCATCGCCGACACCAGCCCCGCTGGCCCCATGCTCCAGTCGGACCGCACCCTCAAGTCCGCCGCCGACTGGGTGAGCGCGTTTCGGCAGGCCGGAGGAGACCTCGGCACAGCCGCCCGGGACGGAGCCCTCGACCGCGGCCTGCGCGACGTCATCTCCTACCACGTGATCTTCCACTGGAACCGGATCGGCCTGCCCGCCCGCACCCAGAGCGTTCTCGCTCACGCGGCACATACCGCGATCCTGCATCCCGCTGACCCCACGGAAAGGCCGATGCCGTGA
- the fxlM gene encoding methyltransferase, FxLD system, whose protein sequence is METTVTPVTDPAVWRDELVSRLVDSGHLRTPEVIAAFRGTDRHRFLPGVDLQSACVDDAVAIKHDATGAMLSCISAPSIVATQLEQLGAQPGHKILEAGAGTGYNARLLSELVALEGHVWTVDVDEDLVDGARKNLAQAGAANVTVALGDGAAGLPENTPFDRIQFTVGAGDIPVRILDQLAPDGRLVIPMRIRGSISRSFAFERDGQTWRTVSTEMMTFVPLRKGVCNDVRTMVDMAGDGDVRLETYSEQNVDREAIRTVLDQPPAEICTNVKFRKGDSYEWLYLYLAYVLPNGLSRMPGSRSGLIPNFGWGSMTALDNDSLAYLTKREGEDEHGTFWQIGVMGHGPRASEVADQVVTEISEWNQSWGNGSPEPSFRMAVGDARNQLTASEPRFVVDKPCSRLVVDWPRRS, encoded by the coding sequence ATGGAGACCACCGTGACGCCCGTCACCGATCCCGCCGTATGGCGCGACGAGCTCGTGAGCCGCCTCGTCGACAGCGGCCACCTGCGCACCCCGGAAGTCATCGCCGCGTTCCGGGGTACCGATCGCCACCGGTTCCTCCCCGGCGTCGACCTTCAGAGCGCCTGCGTCGACGACGCCGTGGCGATCAAGCACGACGCGACGGGCGCGATGCTTTCCTGTATCTCCGCCCCCTCCATCGTCGCCACCCAGCTCGAACAACTGGGCGCCCAGCCCGGCCACAAGATCCTCGAAGCAGGGGCCGGCACCGGTTACAACGCCCGGTTGCTGTCAGAACTCGTCGCTCTCGAAGGCCATGTGTGGACCGTGGATGTCGACGAGGACCTCGTCGACGGCGCGCGGAAGAACCTCGCTCAGGCCGGGGCCGCAAACGTCACCGTCGCACTGGGCGACGGCGCCGCCGGTCTGCCCGAAAATACGCCCTTCGACCGCATCCAGTTCACGGTCGGCGCTGGCGACATCCCCGTGCGGATTCTCGACCAGCTCGCCCCCGATGGACGCCTCGTCATCCCGATGCGGATTCGCGGCAGCATCTCCCGCAGCTTCGCGTTTGAACGCGACGGCCAGACCTGGCGGACGGTCTCCACCGAGATGATGACGTTCGTCCCCCTGCGCAAGGGCGTCTGCAACGACGTCCGAACCATGGTCGACATGGCAGGTGACGGCGACGTGCGCTTGGAGACCTACAGCGAGCAGAACGTCGACCGCGAGGCGATCCGCACCGTCCTGGACCAGCCCCCAGCCGAGATCTGCACCAACGTGAAGTTCCGCAAGGGCGACTCCTACGAGTGGCTCTACCTGTATTTGGCATACGTGCTGCCGAACGGCCTGTCCCGGATGCCGGGGTCCCGCTCCGGCCTCATCCCGAACTTCGGCTGGGGCTCGATGACCGCACTCGACAATGACTCCTTGGCCTACCTCACGAAGCGGGAAGGCGAGGACGAGCACGGCACGTTCTGGCAGATCGGCGTCATGGGCCACGGCCCGCGCGCCTCGGAAGTAGCCGACCAGGTCGTCACCGAAATCAGCGAGTGGAACCAAAGCTGGGGCAACGGCTCACCCGAACCCAGCTTCCGCATGGCCGTTGGTGACGCCCGCAACCAACTGACAGCCTCCGAACCGCGCTTCGTCGTGGACAAGCCCTGCAGCCGCCTCGTCGTCGACTGGCCCCGCAGGAGTTGA
- a CDS encoding ATP-binding protein, with protein sequence MSNLSCPRPNGRRRGQRRRAHGAEPLRTEKGLRLRLRLLVLMPALLASAILCMAAAVGTAARFHVDGWILGAVAAAAALTVLVSADWLAVRTAADLHRQRSEYSESVHGWLRHFQSGVDEGRKSISDALEQLDRGERPSAPDFSAAQANSDSNPWNDTEVALLQLHSEAWRAVVNGRQTELTQALVYLAGGLTLLLVRALGIVTELTKQVQDPDVLYSVFDVNNLLKRMRRSAGRLAVLGGVKARTLNQPIGLVDLLRGASGEIEKYARVRMHTSTLDVQVPGFAGPDLIHLLAELEENATLCSPPDSKVAVRATRVTAGLAVEIEDRGIGMAQGELDRYNRMLADPQDTDLAEQLAHRQTGLLVVAKLARRYGIHVRLQQNLMHGITALVVVPDKLLLWQDEPAAPSQAHAYVPAVPGPAAQFAGHPGPRPAGGPRPSPPAAPPVPAPAAGTAPLPYRDARRTQEQQPVAPAATMTTPALGVAPDTRPQLPRRTPQATVREDAAPSEPAGAPVSFAPPDPGFVSNFAQGVHRAEQASVDSEARPPEGDAR encoded by the coding sequence ATGTCTAATCTGTCATGCCCGCGCCCAAACGGTCGCCGACGTGGCCAGCGACGGCGCGCGCACGGTGCCGAGCCGCTGCGCACCGAGAAGGGGCTGCGCCTGCGGCTGCGGCTTCTGGTGCTCATGCCCGCCCTCTTGGCCTCGGCGATCTTGTGCATGGCGGCTGCCGTCGGCACGGCGGCCCGCTTCCATGTGGACGGCTGGATCCTCGGGGCGGTGGCAGCAGCCGCGGCTCTGACGGTGCTGGTCTCTGCAGACTGGCTGGCGGTTCGCACCGCGGCTGACCTGCACCGGCAGCGCAGCGAGTACAGCGAATCGGTGCACGGCTGGCTGCGGCACTTCCAATCCGGCGTGGACGAAGGGCGCAAGAGCATCAGCGATGCTCTGGAGCAGCTCGACCGGGGCGAGCGGCCATCCGCCCCCGACTTCAGCGCGGCACAGGCGAACTCCGACAGCAACCCGTGGAACGACACTGAGGTCGCTCTGCTCCAACTGCACTCAGAAGCCTGGCGGGCGGTGGTGAACGGGCGGCAGACGGAACTGACCCAAGCGCTCGTCTATCTCGCCGGGGGCTTGACCCTGCTGCTCGTACGGGCGCTCGGCATCGTCACAGAGCTGACGAAGCAGGTCCAGGACCCGGACGTGCTGTACAGCGTGTTCGACGTCAACAATCTACTCAAGCGCATGCGGCGGTCAGCTGGACGGCTGGCGGTTCTGGGCGGGGTGAAGGCGCGCACGCTGAACCAGCCGATCGGGCTGGTGGACCTGCTGCGCGGCGCGTCGGGGGAAATCGAGAAATACGCTCGGGTCCGCATGCACACATCCACCCTGGATGTGCAGGTACCGGGCTTCGCCGGTCCCGATCTGATCCACCTGCTGGCCGAGTTGGAGGAGAACGCCACTCTCTGCTCGCCGCCGGACAGCAAGGTCGCCGTGCGCGCGACGAGGGTCACCGCAGGTCTGGCCGTGGAGATCGAGGACCGGGGCATAGGCATGGCCCAGGGCGAACTCGACCGCTACAACCGGATGTTGGCCGATCCCCAGGACACGGACCTGGCCGAGCAACTGGCCCATCGCCAGACCGGCCTGCTAGTGGTGGCCAAACTCGCCCGCCGGTACGGCATCCACGTGCGACTGCAGCAGAATCTCATGCACGGCATCACGGCACTCGTGGTGGTGCCGGACAAACTCCTGCTCTGGCAGGACGAGCCGGCGGCACCGTCGCAGGCTCACGCATACGTTCCCGCCGTACCGGGCCCAGCGGCGCAATTCGCGGGGCACCCCGGTCCCCGACCGGCCGGCGGTCCCAGGCCCAGCCCCCCTGCCGCGCCCCCCGTTCCCGCCCCGGCGGCGGGGACGGCGCCATTGCCCTACCGTGACGCGCGGCGTACCCAGGAGCAACAACCCGTCGCCCCGGCAGCGACCATGACAACGCCTGCGCTCGGGGTAGCACCCGACACTCGTCCCCAGTTGCCTCGGCGGACACCACAGGCGACGGTCCGCGAGGATGCGGCCCCTTCGGAGCCAGCGGGCGCCCCCGTCTCGTTCGCGCCGCCGGATCCGGGCTTCGTCAGCAACTTCGCCCAGGGCGTGCATCGCGCGGAGCAAGCCAGCGTGGACAGCGAGGCGCGACCGCCCGAGGGGGACGCACGCTAA
- a CDS encoding roadblock/LC7 domain-containing protein, with the protein MTTDSTAVQPEVVVDELLNDLAQLPDVTGVLLGSQDGLRLAHAGPSMDGKMADRLAAVINGAYSLAHGVDDGKGRVEQILIRKTSFLLFIMSAGSPPAVVARNAGRDPDKVESVLGVLTNTRADEGAIGFAMVNLIKRMGELLATQARVGGTPSGDGQ; encoded by the coding sequence ATGACCACCGATTCCACGGCAGTCCAGCCGGAAGTGGTTGTGGACGAGCTCCTCAACGACTTGGCTCAACTGCCCGACGTGACCGGCGTCCTGCTCGGCTCGCAGGACGGCCTACGACTGGCTCACGCGGGACCGAGCATGGACGGCAAAATGGCGGACCGCCTGGCCGCAGTGATCAACGGCGCCTATTCGCTCGCTCACGGTGTCGACGACGGCAAGGGCCGTGTCGAACAGATCCTTATCAGGAAGACCAGCTTCCTGCTGTTCATCATGAGCGCCGGGAGCCCGCCGGCCGTGGTGGCACGGAACGCGGGACGCGACCCGGACAAGGTCGAAAGCGTGCTGGGCGTGCTCACCAACACCCGGGCGGACGAGGGAGCCATCGGTTTCGCGATGGTCAACCTGATCAAGCGGATGGGCGAGCTGCTGGCCACACAGGCCCGCGTGGGCGGGACCCCTTCCGGTGACGGCCAGTGA
- a CDS encoding DUF742 domain-containing protein: MASASTPAWTVEDTETPSLYVLTGGQTKPTHDLQIETLLWAEREPPAGQPPEAEQAVALCREQPLAVAEIGALIGLPFQITRILMSRLIDFGALNAMTATHSADLPDVALLKALRNGLQKL; the protein is encoded by the coding sequence ATGGCGTCCGCAAGCACCCCGGCCTGGACCGTCGAGGACACCGAAACCCCCAGCCTCTACGTCCTGACCGGCGGCCAGACCAAGCCCACACACGACTTACAGATCGAGACGCTGCTGTGGGCCGAGAGAGAACCGCCTGCCGGCCAGCCGCCGGAAGCCGAACAGGCTGTGGCGTTGTGCCGGGAGCAGCCCCTGGCCGTCGCTGAGATCGGCGCCCTGATCGGGTTGCCCTTCCAGATCACCAGGATCCTCATGTCCCGGCTGATCGACTTCGGTGCGCTGAATGCCATGACCGCCACACACTCCGCTGACCTTCCCGACGTTGCTCTCCTGAAGGCCCTTCGCAATGGACTCCAAAAGCTCTGA
- a CDS encoding GTP-binding protein → MDSKSSDLGLPRRLGGANATSVKIVVAGGFGVGKTTFVGAVSEITPLRTEAVMTAASEGVDDLTLLFDKKATTVGMDFGRITFPQLNTVLMLFGTPGQTRFWFMWDELTRGALAAVVLVDTRRLDESFPAVDYFERRGLPIIVAVNEFDDACRYDPAEVASALALPSTVPVVLCDARKRSDAAGVLAHLVDHALTRSYAPATVLQGAQL, encoded by the coding sequence ATGGACTCCAAAAGCTCTGACCTCGGGCTGCCACGCCGGCTCGGCGGCGCGAATGCCACCTCCGTCAAGATCGTCGTCGCCGGCGGGTTCGGCGTCGGCAAGACCACGTTCGTGGGCGCCGTCTCCGAGATCACCCCGCTGCGTACCGAGGCCGTGATGACGGCCGCCTCCGAGGGCGTGGACGACCTCACGCTGCTGTTCGACAAGAAGGCGACCACCGTTGGCATGGACTTCGGCCGGATCACCTTCCCGCAGCTGAACACCGTTCTGATGCTGTTCGGCACGCCAGGGCAGACCCGGTTCTGGTTCATGTGGGACGAGCTCACGCGAGGAGCCCTCGCTGCGGTTGTCCTCGTCGACACTCGCCGCCTCGACGAAAGCTTTCCCGCGGTCGACTACTTCGAGCGGCGCGGCCTGCCCATCATCGTCGCCGTGAACGAGTTCGACGACGCCTGCCGCTACGACCCCGCCGAAGTCGCGTCCGCTCTTGCCCTGCCGTCCACGGTTCCGGTCGTGCTGTGCGACGCCCGCAAGAGGTCGGACGCGGCTGGCGTACTCGCCCATCTCGTCGACCACGCACTCACCCGCTCATATGCCCCTGCCACCGTTCTTCAAGGAGCACAGCTGTGA
- a CDS encoding GAF domain-containing protein produces the protein MNTHAPSGLLSATGHDVDWQSHLPEFFDPTAPPVGAFDAFAQQVANAAGTPYAMLNWVGSEQFFLGLANPSGGELPVVGRAMPLTHGFCPHVVQRRGSLVLTDVLDFDEFAGNPVVDEIGVRVYGGAPLIDERTNHVWGTVCVVGTEPRDRSEGRPLWTLIDHYRDLFMTEFYRRTSS, from the coding sequence GTGAACACCCACGCTCCGTCCGGTCTCCTGTCCGCCACCGGCCACGACGTCGACTGGCAGAGCCACCTGCCCGAATTCTTCGACCCCACGGCTCCGCCCGTTGGCGCGTTCGACGCCTTCGCCCAACAGGTCGCCAACGCGGCCGGCACTCCGTACGCCATGCTCAACTGGGTCGGCAGCGAGCAGTTCTTCCTCGGTCTCGCCAACCCCTCCGGAGGCGAACTGCCCGTGGTGGGCCGCGCCATGCCGCTGACGCACGGCTTTTGCCCGCACGTCGTCCAGCGCCGGGGCTCGCTGGTCCTGACCGATGTCCTCGACTTCGACGAGTTCGCCGGCAACCCGGTCGTCGACGAGATCGGGGTCCGCGTGTACGGGGGAGCCCCTCTCATCGACGAGCGCACGAACCATGTCTGGGGCACGGTCTGCGTGGTCGGCACCGAGCCGCGAGACCGCTCGGAAGGTCGCCCGCTGTGGACGCTCATCGACCACTACCGCGACCTCTTCATGACCGAGTTCTACCGGCGTACCAGCTCGTAG